A genome region from Streptomyces sp. NBC_01296 includes the following:
- a CDS encoding SseB family protein, giving the protein MANKNIPDPGFSDDDGSADPRLSAALAAWAEDRAKEPEVLAALKGARLLVPVVAVLGEVETDPETGLKREKTSDMAVPTLRAGDRRALPAFTSIASLALWDPAARPVAVPLHQALAAAAHEKADTVVLDLAGPVTYQLTGSALLALAEGRTDAGPLADPAVREAVRAAVSAEQAVLRAHLGPGGADSDGTLAIVLAPGAQAHAAARRVAEALAADETLRARLVRGLDLALLPEEAPAPAGEPLFTR; this is encoded by the coding sequence GTGGCGAACAAAAACATTCCCGACCCCGGCTTCTCCGACGACGACGGGTCCGCCGACCCCCGGCTGAGCGCGGCCCTGGCCGCCTGGGCCGAGGACCGGGCGAAGGAGCCGGAGGTGCTGGCCGCCCTCAAGGGGGCCCGTCTGCTGGTTCCGGTCGTCGCCGTGCTCGGCGAGGTGGAGACCGACCCGGAGACCGGGCTCAAGCGGGAGAAGACCAGCGACATGGCCGTCCCGACCCTGCGGGCGGGGGACCGGCGGGCGCTGCCCGCGTTCACCTCGATCGCCTCGCTGGCGCTCTGGGACCCGGCGGCCCGGCCGGTGGCCGTCCCGCTGCACCAGGCGCTGGCGGCCGCCGCGCACGAGAAGGCCGACACCGTGGTCCTGGACCTGGCCGGCCCCGTCACCTACCAGCTCACCGGCTCCGCGCTGCTCGCGCTGGCCGAGGGCCGCACCGACGCCGGCCCGCTGGCCGACCCCGCGGTGCGGGAGGCCGTACGGGCCGCCGTGTCCGCCGAACAGGCCGTACTCCGCGCCCACCTGGGCCCGGGCGGGGCGGACTCCGACGGCACCCTGGCGATCGTCCTGGCCCCCGGTGCGCAGGCGCACGCCGCGGCCCGCCGGGTCGCCGAGGCCCTGGCCGCCGACGAGACCCTGCGGGCCCGCCTGGTGCGCGGGCTGGACCTGGCCCTGCTCCCGGAGGAGGCCCCGGCCCCGGCCGGCGAGCCGCTCTTCACCCGCTGA
- a CDS encoding DUF1844 domain-containing protein: MTDATPAPATEADATPDAPDYDAMTRDIADVPAVEVITTVAVHLLSAAAVNLGLDKPDSEHKDLDEARKLITALAGLVTASATEISSFHAAPLRDGLKSLQLAFREASIVPDEPGQGPGEKFTGPVFG; encoded by the coding sequence ATGACTGACGCGACCCCCGCCCCCGCCACCGAGGCCGACGCCACGCCGGACGCTCCCGACTACGACGCCATGACCCGCGACATCGCGGACGTGCCCGCCGTCGAGGTGATCACGACGGTGGCCGTGCACCTGCTGAGCGCCGCGGCGGTCAACCTGGGCCTGGACAAGCCGGATTCCGAGCACAAGGACCTCGACGAGGCCCGCAAGCTGATCACGGCCCTGGCCGGCCTGGTCACGGCGAGCGCCACCGAGATCAGCTCCTTCCACGCGGCTCCGCTGCGCGACGGCCTGAAGTCGCTGCAGCTCGCCTTCCGCGAGGCCTCGATCGTGCCGGACGAGCCGGGCCAGGGGCCGGGCGAGAAGTTCACGGGCCCGGTCTTCGGCTGA
- the infC gene encoding translation initiation factor IF-3: MWCYRGGSISTEPRINDRIRVPEVRLVGPSGEQVGIVPLAKALELAQEYDLDLVEVAASARPPVCKLMDYGKFKYESAMKAREARKNQAHTVIKEMKLRPKIDPHDYDTKKGHVVRFLKQGDKVKITIMFRGREQSRPELGYRLLQRLASDVEDLGFIESNPKQDGRNMIMVLGPHKKKTEAMAEAREAQAARKAERQGVAADEAPSEEAPVEEGTEVASAEVAEVTEDASPEAPAEA, from the coding sequence GTGTGGTGCTACCGAGGAGGATCCATCAGCACCGAGCCCCGCATCAACGACCGGATTCGCGTTCCCGAGGTACGACTCGTCGGTCCCAGCGGCGAGCAGGTCGGCATCGTGCCGCTTGCCAAGGCGCTTGAGCTGGCGCAGGAGTACGACCTCGACCTGGTCGAGGTCGCGGCGTCCGCACGCCCGCCGGTCTGCAAGCTCATGGACTACGGCAAGTTCAAGTACGAGTCGGCCATGAAGGCCCGTGAGGCGCGCAAGAACCAGGCGCACACGGTCATCAAGGAAATGAAGCTCCGGCCGAAGATCGACCCGCACGACTATGACACCAAGAAGGGTCATGTCGTTCGGTTCCTCAAGCAGGGCGACAAGGTCAAGATCACGATCATGTTCCGTGGTCGCGAGCAGTCCCGGCCGGAACTCGGCTACCGACTGCTGCAGCGTCTCGCTTCGGACGTCGAGGACCTCGGGTTCATCGAGTCGAACCCGAAGCAGGACGGCCGCAACATGATCATGGTCCTCGGTCCGCACAAGAAGAAGACCGAGGCGATGGCCGAAGCCCGCGAGGCGCAGGCCGCCCGTAAGGCCGAGCGCCAGGGTGTCGCCGCCGACGAGGCTCCTTCCGAGGAAGCCCCCGTCGAGGAAGGCACCGAGGTCGCCTCTGCCGAGGTCGCCGAGGTCACCGAGGATGCCTCTCCCGAGGCACCGGCCGAGGCCTGA
- the rpmI gene encoding 50S ribosomal protein L35, producing MPKNKTHSGTKKRFKITGSGKVLRERAGKRHLLEHKSSRVTRRLTGTAEMAPGDAAKIKKLLGK from the coding sequence ATGCCGAAGAACAAGACGCACAGCGGTACCAAGAAGCGCTTCAAGATCACCGGCTCCGGCAAGGTGCTTCGTGAGCGCGCCGGTAAGCGCCACCTGCTCGAGCACAAGTCGTCCCGTGTCACCCGCCGCCTGACCGGCACCGCGGAGATGGCTCCCGGCGACGCCGCGAAGATCAAGAAGCTTCTCGGCAAGTGA
- the rplT gene encoding 50S ribosomal protein L20 — protein MARVKRAVNAHKKRRAILEAASGYRGQRSRLYRKAKEQVTHSLVYNFNDRKKRKGDFRQLWIQRINAAARQNGMTYNRLIQGLKAANIEVDRKILAELAVNDANAFAALVEVAQKALPADVNAPKAAA, from the coding sequence GTGGCACGCGTCAAGCGGGCAGTAAACGCCCACAAGAAGCGCCGGGCAATCCTCGAGGCGGCCTCCGGCTACCGCGGTCAGCGTTCGCGCCTGTACCGCAAGGCCAAGGAGCAGGTCACCCACTCGCTGGTCTACAACTTCAACGACCGCAAGAAGCGCAAGGGCGACTTCCGTCAGCTGTGGATCCAGCGCATCAACGCCGCTGCCCGCCAGAACGGCATGACGTACAACCGCCTCATCCAGGGTCTGAAGGCCGCCAACATCGAGGTGGACCGCAAGATCCTCGCGGAGCTGGCCGTCAACGACGCCAACGCTTTCGCCGCGCTCGTCGAGGTTGCGCAGAAGGCGCTTCCGGCCGACGTGAACGCCCCGAAGGCCGCTGCCTAA
- a CDS encoding TrmH family RNA methyltransferase — translation MGTPAELISPRSPRVAAARRLARRNFRTKERRFIAEGPQAVREAVEHRGAGGASTLIELFATVEAAERYAEIIDAALAAGARVHYACDEVLAEVSQTVTPQGLVGVCHFLDSPFEDILKAEPKLVAVLAHVRDPGNAGTVLRCADAAGADAVVLTDASVDLYNPKSVRASVGSLFHLPVAVGVPVEQAVEGLRAAGVRILAADGAGEDDLDAELDAGTMGGPSAWVFGNEAWGLPEETRALADAVVRVPIHGKAESLNLATAAAVCLYASARAQRAPGGCRSVTPS, via the coding sequence ATGGGTACCCCCGCCGAGCTGATCTCCCCCCGATCCCCGCGGGTGGCCGCCGCCAGGCGACTGGCGCGGCGCAACTTCCGCACCAAGGAGCGCCGGTTCATCGCCGAGGGCCCGCAGGCCGTCCGCGAGGCCGTCGAGCACCGGGGCGCGGGCGGCGCGTCGACCCTGATCGAGCTGTTCGCGACCGTCGAGGCCGCCGAGCGCTACGCCGAGATCATCGATGCCGCGCTGGCCGCCGGCGCCCGCGTCCACTACGCCTGCGACGAGGTGCTCGCCGAGGTCTCGCAGACCGTCACCCCGCAGGGGCTCGTCGGCGTCTGCCACTTCCTCGACTCGCCGTTCGAGGACATCCTCAAGGCCGAGCCGAAGCTCGTCGCCGTCCTCGCCCACGTCCGCGACCCCGGGAACGCCGGCACGGTGCTGCGCTGCGCGGACGCCGCAGGAGCGGACGCGGTGGTCCTGACCGACGCCTCCGTGGACCTGTACAACCCGAAGTCCGTACGGGCCTCCGTGGGCTCCCTCTTCCACCTGCCGGTGGCGGTCGGCGTCCCCGTGGAGCAGGCCGTCGAAGGGCTCCGGGCGGCCGGCGTGCGGATCCTCGCCGCCGACGGGGCAGGCGAGGACGACCTGGACGCCGAGCTCGACGCGGGCACCATGGGCGGCCCCTCGGCCTGGGTCTTCGGCAACGAGGCGTGGGGCCTGCCGGAGGAGACCAGGGCGCTCGCGGACGCCGTCGTACGCGTCCCGATCCACGGAAAGGCCGAGAGCCTGAACCTCGCGACGGCCGCCGCGGTGTGCCTCTACGCGTCCGCGCGTGCACAGCGGGCTCCCGGAGGGTGCCGCTCCGTGACCCCCAGCTAG
- a CDS encoding sensor histidine kinase, which translates to MTVGTNSSPGAVTASSGTQSLAAVPAQAAGRAGAAAPEPCDPCDFAQLGVDPDDLPDGLVVADHAGRVICFNSAAARITALAPGEALGARIERALPLEDLDGRRWWTLTDPYGGLATRRGQPERNLLLPGGREVLVSASYVRTHPTGPLRRLVVTLRGTEARRRTERSHAELIATVAHELRSPLTSVKGFTATLLAKWERFTDDQKRLMLETVDADANRVTRLIAELLDISRIDSGRLEVRRQPVDIATAVGRHVQALTANGQAPDRFLVRVSRSLPDLWADPDKIDQILGNLLENAVRHGEGTVTIDVSPTSMTNAAGKTEKGTAVTVTDEGPGIPEESMGRVFTRFWRGSKRGGTGLGLYIVKGIVEAHGGTITVGRGPGGGAEFRFILPVGAPAYLTQ; encoded by the coding sequence ATGACCGTCGGTACGAACAGCTCGCCCGGGGCCGTTACGGCGTCGTCCGGGACGCAGTCCCTGGCGGCCGTGCCCGCGCAGGCCGCGGGCCGCGCCGGAGCCGCCGCACCCGAACCCTGCGACCCCTGCGACTTCGCCCAGCTCGGGGTCGATCCCGACGACCTGCCCGACGGGCTCGTCGTCGCCGACCACGCCGGCCGGGTGATCTGCTTCAACTCCGCCGCCGCCCGGATCACCGCCCTGGCCCCCGGCGAGGCGCTCGGCGCACGCATCGAGCGGGCGCTGCCGCTCGAGGACCTCGACGGCCGCCGCTGGTGGACGCTGACCGACCCGTACGGGGGCCTCGCGACCCGGCGCGGCCAGCCCGAGCGCAACCTCCTGCTCCCCGGCGGCCGCGAGGTGCTGGTCTCCGCCAGCTACGTCCGTACGCACCCCACCGGCCCGCTGCGCCGCCTCGTCGTCACCCTGCGCGGCACCGAGGCGCGCCGGCGCACCGAGCGCAGCCACGCCGAGCTGATCGCCACCGTCGCGCACGAGCTTCGCTCGCCGCTGACCTCCGTCAAGGGGTTCACCGCGACCCTGCTCGCCAAGTGGGAGCGGTTCACCGACGACCAGAAGCGCCTGATGCTGGAGACCGTCGACGCCGACGCCAACCGCGTCACCCGGCTGATCGCCGAGCTCCTCGACATCTCCCGCATCGACTCGGGCCGCCTGGAGGTGCGGCGCCAGCCGGTGGACATCGCCACCGCCGTCGGCCGCCACGTCCAGGCGCTCACCGCGAACGGCCAGGCACCCGACCGCTTCCTCGTACGGGTCAGCCGCTCGCTCCCCGATCTGTGGGCCGATCCGGACAAGATCGACCAGATCCTCGGCAACCTCCTCGAAAATGCGGTGCGGCACGGCGAGGGAACGGTCACCATCGACGTATCGCCGACCAGCATGACGAACGCTGCGGGCAAGACCGAGAAGGGAACCGCCGTCACCGTGACCGACGAGGGCCCCGGGATCCCCGAGGAATCGATGGGCCGCGTCTTCACCCGCTTCTGGCGGGGGAGCAAGCGCGGCGGCACCGGCCTGGGCCTGTACATCGTCAAGGGCATCGTGGAGGCCCACGGCGGCACCATCACGGTCGGCCGCGGCCCCGGCGGCGGCGCCGAGTTCCGATTTATCCTGCCCGTGGGGGCGCCGGCCTACCTCACGCAGTAA
- the pheS gene encoding phenylalanine--tRNA ligase subunit alpha produces MSAPNKSYDPVEVEALKPEEIERMRDEALAAFATAGDLDALREAKTAHMGDRSPLALANREIGALPPQAKAEAGKRVGQARGAVNKAFGARTVELEAERDERVLVEEAVDVTLPYDRVPAGARHPLTTLMDRIADVFTAMGYEVAEGPEVEAEWFNFDALNFTPDHPARQMQDTFFVQGPEGTEGDESGVVLRTHTSPVQARSLLDREPPVYVVCPGRVFRTDELDATHTPVFHQVELLAVDEGLTMADLKGTLDHMVQALFGKDMTTRLRPNFFPFTEPSAEMDMQCYVCRGESVGNPDRPCRTCSSEGWIELGGCGMVNPKVLIACGVDPEKYSGFAFGFGIERMLMFRHNVEDMRDMVEGDVRFTRPFGMEI; encoded by the coding sequence ATGTCGGCACCGAACAAGTCGTACGACCCTGTCGAGGTCGAGGCACTGAAACCGGAAGAGATCGAGCGCATGCGGGACGAGGCGCTCGCCGCCTTCGCGACCGCCGGCGACCTCGACGCGCTGCGTGAGGCGAAGACCGCGCACATGGGCGACCGCTCGCCCCTGGCGCTCGCCAACCGCGAGATCGGCGCCCTGCCGCCGCAGGCCAAGGCCGAGGCGGGCAAGCGCGTGGGCCAGGCCCGCGGCGCCGTGAACAAGGCCTTCGGGGCCCGCACGGTCGAGCTCGAAGCGGAGCGCGACGAGCGGGTGCTGGTCGAGGAGGCGGTGGACGTCACGCTGCCCTACGACCGCGTCCCGGCCGGCGCCCGACACCCCCTGACCACGCTGATGGACCGTATCGCGGACGTCTTCACGGCCATGGGCTACGAGGTGGCCGAGGGCCCCGAGGTCGAGGCGGAGTGGTTCAACTTCGACGCCCTCAACTTCACGCCCGACCACCCGGCGCGCCAGATGCAGGACACCTTCTTCGTCCAGGGGCCCGAGGGCACCGAGGGCGACGAGTCCGGCGTCGTGCTGCGCACCCACACCTCCCCGGTGCAGGCGCGCTCGCTGCTCGACCGGGAACCGCCCGTGTACGTGGTGTGCCCGGGCCGGGTGTTCCGCACCGACGAGCTCGACGCGACGCACACCCCGGTCTTCCACCAGGTCGAGCTGCTCGCCGTCGACGAGGGCCTGACCATGGCCGACCTCAAGGGCACCCTGGACCACATGGTCCAGGCGCTCTTCGGCAAGGACATGACCACCCGGCTGCGCCCGAACTTCTTCCCGTTCACCGAGCCGTCCGCCGAGATGGACATGCAGTGCTACGTGTGCCGCGGCGAGTCGGTGGGCAACCCCGACCGCCCGTGCCGCACCTGCTCCAGCGAGGGCTGGATCGAGCTCGGCGGCTGCGGAATGGTCAACCCCAAGGTGCTCATCGCCTGCGGTGTGGACCCCGAGAAGTACAGCGGGTTCGCCTTCGGGTTCGGCATCGAGCGGATGCTGATGTTCCGCCACAACGTCGAAGACATGCGAGACATGGTCGAGGGTGACGTCCGGTTCACCCGGCCGTTCGGGATGGAGATCTGA
- the pheT gene encoding phenylalanine--tRNA ligase subunit beta, producing the protein MRVPLSWLREYVDLPVGTTGRDVQAKLVDAGLEVERVEQLGAGLKGPLVVGQVLTIEELEGFRKPIRFCTVDVGRANGTGEPQEIVCGARNFSVGDKVVVVLPGAVLPGDFAIASRKTYGRTSHGMICSGDELGMGDDGTHGIIVLPPEHEVAADAIELLQLVDEVLDIAVTPDRGYCLSMRGVARETATAFGLPLRDPALLDVPAPNSYGYLVKIDDPAGCDRFTARTVTGLDPEAKSPIWLTRRLQKAGMRPISLAVDVTNYVMLELGQPLHAYDRSRLDGAIGVRRAEQGEKFTTLDGVKRTLDSEDLVITDNSGPIGLAGVMGGANTEIADSVTDPETGAVSGTTDVVIEAAHFDALTISRSARRHKLASEASKRFERGVDPQAASAAAQRTVDLLVLLAGGTAEAGVTELTAPGAPRTIAMRADHPDRVAGMDYGRETVVRRLQEVGCDVYGQDELVVTVPSWRPDLAEPNDLAEEVIRLEGYGNLPSTLPQLPSGRGLTARQQLHRRVGRALAGAGYVEALSYPFVGEGVFDQLQLPAHDAARQVVKLVNPISDEEPALRTTLLPGLLGALRRNDSRGSHDLALFETGSVFRAGPRPGVAVRLPVDRRPTAEEIATLNAALPAQPRYAAVVLAGAREQAGWWGKGHPADWADAVQAARSLAVEAGVELVVRQGQYGPWHPGRCAELIVTLDGVETVIGHAGELHPRVVKAMGLPARTSAMELDLDRLAAAGGGAVQAPRISTFPVATQDVALIVDASVPAADVETALRKGAGELLESLRLFDVFTGEQVGEGKKSLAYALRFRAADRTLTAEESTAARDAAVALAGQRTGAVLRGA; encoded by the coding sequence ATGCGGGTCCCGCTTTCTTGGCTGCGGGAGTACGTCGACCTGCCCGTGGGCACGACCGGTCGTGACGTACAGGCCAAGCTCGTAGACGCCGGCCTCGAGGTCGAGAGGGTCGAGCAGCTCGGCGCCGGCCTCAAGGGCCCCCTCGTCGTCGGCCAGGTGCTGACCATCGAGGAGCTCGAGGGCTTCCGCAAGCCGATCCGTTTCTGCACGGTCGACGTCGGCCGGGCCAACGGCACCGGCGAGCCGCAGGAGATCGTCTGCGGCGCCCGGAACTTCTCCGTCGGCGACAAGGTCGTCGTGGTCCTGCCCGGCGCCGTCCTGCCCGGCGACTTCGCGATCGCCTCGCGCAAGACGTACGGCCGCACCTCGCACGGCATGATCTGCTCCGGCGACGAGCTGGGCATGGGCGACGACGGCACCCACGGCATCATCGTGCTCCCCCCGGAGCACGAGGTCGCCGCCGACGCGATCGAGCTCCTGCAGCTCGTCGACGAGGTCCTCGACATCGCCGTCACCCCGGACCGCGGCTACTGCCTGTCGATGCGCGGCGTGGCCCGCGAGACGGCCACCGCGTTCGGCCTGCCGCTGCGCGACCCGGCGCTGCTCGACGTGCCCGCGCCGAACTCGTACGGCTACCTGGTCAAGATCGACGACCCGGCCGGCTGCGACCGCTTCACCGCCCGTACGGTGACCGGCCTCGACCCCGAGGCGAAGTCCCCGATCTGGCTCACGCGGCGCCTGCAGAAGGCCGGCATGCGCCCGATCTCGCTCGCCGTCGACGTCACCAACTACGTGATGCTCGAGCTCGGCCAGCCGCTGCACGCCTACGACCGCTCCCGTCTGGACGGCGCCATCGGCGTGCGCCGGGCGGAGCAGGGCGAGAAGTTCACCACCCTCGACGGGGTCAAGCGCACGCTGGACTCCGAGGACCTGGTGATCACCGACAACAGCGGGCCGATCGGCCTCGCCGGCGTCATGGGCGGGGCCAACACCGAGATCGCCGACTCCGTGACCGACCCCGAGACCGGCGCGGTCTCGGGCACCACGGACGTCGTCATCGAGGCCGCGCACTTCGACGCCCTGACGATCTCGCGCAGCGCCCGCCGCCACAAGCTCGCCTCCGAGGCCTCCAAGCGCTTCGAGCGCGGCGTCGACCCGCAGGCGGCCTCCGCGGCCGCGCAGCGGACCGTCGACCTGCTCGTGCTGCTCGCGGGCGGCACCGCCGAGGCCGGCGTCACCGAGCTCACCGCCCCGGGCGCCCCGCGCACCATCGCGATGCGCGCGGACCACCCGGACCGGGTCGCGGGCATGGACTACGGCCGCGAGACCGTCGTCCGCCGCCTCCAGGAGGTCGGCTGCGACGTCTACGGCCAGGACGAGCTCGTCGTCACCGTCCCGTCGTGGCGCCCCGACCTCGCCGAGCCCAACGACCTCGCCGAAGAGGTCATCCGGCTCGAGGGCTACGGGAACCTCCCGTCGACCCTGCCGCAGCTGCCCTCCGGCCGCGGTCTGACCGCCCGGCAGCAGCTGCACCGCCGGGTCGGCCGTGCGCTGGCCGGCGCCGGCTACGTCGAGGCGCTCAGCTACCCGTTCGTGGGCGAGGGCGTCTTCGACCAGCTCCAGCTGCCCGCGCACGACGCCGCCCGCCAGGTCGTCAAGCTGGTCAACCCGATCTCCGACGAGGAGCCGGCGCTGCGCACCACGCTGCTGCCGGGCCTGCTGGGTGCGCTGCGCCGCAACGACAGCCGGGGCAGCCACGACCTCGCCCTCTTCGAGACGGGCTCGGTCTTCCGGGCCGGCCCGCGGCCGGGCGTCGCCGTACGACTGCCCGTCGACCGGCGTCCCACGGCCGAGGAGATCGCCACGCTGAACGCCGCCCTGCCGGCCCAGCCGCGGTACGCCGCGGTCGTGCTGGCCGGTGCGCGCGAGCAGGCCGGCTGGTGGGGCAAGGGTCACCCGGCCGACTGGGCGGACGCGGTCCAGGCCGCGCGCTCGCTGGCCGTCGAGGCCGGCGTGGAGCTCGTCGTGCGCCAGGGCCAGTACGGGCCGTGGCACCCGGGGCGGTGCGCCGAACTGATCGTCACCCTGGACGGGGTGGAGACGGTCATCGGCCACGCCGGTGAGCTGCACCCGCGCGTCGTCAAGGCCATGGGCCTGCCGGCCCGCACCAGCGCCATGGAGCTCGACCTGGACCGCCTCGCGGCGGCCGGCGGCGGCGCCGTGCAGGCGCCCCGGATCTCCACCTTCCCGGTGGCGACCCAGGACGTCGCGCTGATCGTCGACGCATCGGTCCCGGCGGCCGACGTCGAGACCGCGCTGCGCAAGGGCGCCGGCGAACTGCTGGAGTCCCTGCGGCTGTTCGACGTGTTCACCGGTGAGCAGGTCGGCGAGGGCAAGAAGTCCCTGGCGTACGCGCTGCGCTTCCGCGCGGCCGACCGCACGCTGACGGCCGAGGAGTCCACGGCCGCGCGCGACGCGGCGGTGGCGCTGGCCGGCCAGCGCACGGGCGCGGTGCTGCGCGGGGCGTAA
- a CDS encoding PP2C family protein-serine/threonine phosphatase: MPQVRRVCILAWGGAAVSWELSTPGRLGASLASCAAFLLLATGCALHVRRGLMAELRRSQEIAGAAQRALLRPLPGRIEGLALAAAQLSASRGAAVGGDLYEAVPTGYGVRVVIGDVRGHGLPALGAAAAVLGAFREAAYDEPALGGVLIRMERALARHVRDADGPSEEFVTVLLLQIGQDGSVLALNCGHPWPYLLREPQPLEPCGAVFEARGLGRSPGSGRGGVGKGFAQRGLDVRTLDGGETLPPLGVVPVPDGLVGDDCGQLWPGDVLFLHTDGAEDARDRDGRFFPLRSVLAEHPADTPARLVAGVHAALLRHTGGQVADDVALLVLRSDRSDRNP, from the coding sequence ATGCCCCAGGTCCGTCGGGTGTGCATCCTCGCATGGGGCGGCGCCGCGGTGTCCTGGGAGCTGTCCACCCCCGGGCGGCTCGGGGCGAGCCTGGCCAGCTGCGCGGCGTTCCTGTTACTGGCCACCGGGTGTGCACTGCACGTCCGGCGCGGGTTGATGGCCGAGCTGCGCCGCTCACAGGAGATCGCCGGCGCGGCGCAGCGGGCCCTGCTGCGGCCGCTGCCAGGGCGGATCGAGGGCCTGGCGCTGGCTGCGGCGCAGCTGTCGGCGAGCCGGGGCGCCGCGGTGGGCGGCGACCTGTACGAGGCCGTGCCGACCGGGTACGGGGTCCGGGTGGTGATCGGGGACGTACGGGGACACGGGCTGCCGGCGCTCGGCGCGGCGGCGGCGGTGCTCGGCGCCTTTCGGGAGGCGGCGTACGACGAACCCGCGCTGGGCGGGGTGCTGATCCGCATGGAGCGGGCCCTGGCCCGGCACGTCCGGGACGCGGACGGACCGTCGGAGGAGTTCGTGACGGTGCTGCTGCTCCAGATCGGGCAGGACGGGTCCGTGCTGGCCCTGAACTGCGGCCACCCGTGGCCGTACCTCCTCCGCGAGCCGCAGCCGCTTGAACCCTGCGGGGCGGTGTTCGAGGCGCGGGGTCTGGGGCGGAGCCCCGGTTCGGGAAGGGGCGGGGTGGGGAAAGGCTTCGCGCAGCGGGGCTTGGACGTGCGGACCCTCGACGGGGGTGAGACGTTGCCGCCCCTCGGAGTGGTGCCCGTGCCCGACGGGCTGGTCGGAGACGACTGCGGACAACTGTGGCCCGGCGACGTCCTGTTCCTGCACACCGACGGAGCCGAAGACGCCCGCGACCGCGACGGTCGCTTCTTCCCCCTGCGCAGCGTGCTCGCGGAGCATCCTGCGGACACGCCCGCGCGGCTGGTCGCGGGCGTGCACGCCGCACTGCTTCGCCACACCGGCGGCCAAGTCGCCGACGACGTCGCCCTGCTGGTGCTGCGCAGCGACCGCAGCGACCGCAACCCCTGA
- a CDS encoding transcriptional regulator, whose translation MQPNALLDALLAEAGMSHAGLAAHVNQAGRSRGLALRYEHTAVTRWLRGQRPRGQVPDLICEVLGGRLRRPVSLDDVGFGVPGQPVSAHGSPLSGFVDRAAALWRSDEQGRFQLLTAEAVTGTPAVIPVWEWENPPEDADVSRDGPNRIGPEHIEILRAARAHYELMYRRAGGVVTRARIVRFLGSETAPMLRGSYPDGLGRQLHRATGSLVAVAGICAYDSDAHGLAQRYFHQALRLAKASGDRGLGAYVIALIVNQSLHLREYRQAVAFAEAALRAAGRHTTPALTADLYAMQAKAYAQLGDTAAALGCIRQAEAAAERIRPGTEPDETGYVQPGLVNVQVAEALLSLGDLDAAHEQATAAVGTPAHDRGRVHRLAMLCEIQLRQGEADRAVAAAAEMAERAKGMESLRLRDRLRAVREQLLTSGCSGAEETAQLIDGALRVPL comes from the coding sequence ATGCAGCCCAATGCCCTGCTCGACGCCCTCCTCGCCGAGGCGGGGATGTCCCACGCCGGACTCGCAGCACACGTGAACCAGGCAGGCCGGTCCCGCGGACTGGCCCTGCGCTACGAACACACCGCGGTCACCCGGTGGTTGAGGGGGCAGCGGCCGCGCGGCCAGGTGCCCGACCTGATCTGCGAAGTGCTCGGCGGCCGGCTCCGGCGCCCGGTGTCGCTGGACGACGTCGGGTTCGGGGTGCCGGGCCAGCCCGTGTCCGCGCACGGCTCCCCGCTCAGCGGCTTCGTCGACCGGGCCGCCGCCCTGTGGCGTTCCGACGAGCAGGGCCGGTTCCAGCTGCTCACCGCCGAGGCCGTCACCGGAACGCCCGCCGTGATCCCGGTCTGGGAGTGGGAGAACCCGCCCGAGGACGCCGACGTCTCCCGCGACGGGCCGAACCGGATCGGGCCGGAGCACATCGAGATCCTGCGGGCCGCCCGCGCGCACTACGAGCTGATGTACCGCCGGGCCGGCGGCGTGGTCACCCGGGCCCGGATCGTCCGCTTCCTCGGCAGCGAGACCGCGCCCATGCTGCGCGGGAGCTACCCCGACGGCCTCGGCCGCCAGCTGCACCGGGCCACCGGGTCCCTGGTGGCGGTGGCCGGGATCTGCGCGTACGACTCGGACGCCCACGGGCTCGCCCAGCGGTACTTCCACCAGGCGCTGCGGCTCGCGAAGGCGAGCGGGGACCGGGGGCTCGGCGCCTACGTCATCGCGCTGATCGTCAACCAGTCGCTGCACCTGCGGGAGTACCGCCAGGCCGTCGCCTTCGCCGAGGCCGCGCTGCGGGCCGCAGGCCGGCACACCACCCCGGCCTTGACCGCCGACCTGTACGCCATGCAGGCCAAGGCGTACGCCCAACTCGGCGACACCGCCGCCGCATTGGGCTGCATCCGGCAGGCCGAGGCGGCCGCCGAGCGGATCCGGCCCGGTACGGAGCCCGACGAGACCGGGTACGTACAGCCCGGGCTGGTCAACGTACAGGTGGCCGAGGCGCTGCTCAGCCTCGGCGATCTCGATGCCGCCCACGAGCAGGCGACCGCGGCCGTCGGGACGCCCGCGCACGACCGGGGGCGGGTCCACCGGCTGGCGATGCTGTGCGAGATCCAGCTGCGCCAGGGCGAGGCGGACCGGGCGGTGGCGGCCGCCGCCGAGATGGCGGAGCGGGCCAAGGGGATGGAGTCGCTCCGGCTGCGGGACCGGCTGCGGGCGGTCCGCGAACAGCTGCTGACCAGCGGATGTTCCGGCGCGGAGGAGACCGCGCAGCTCATCGACGGGGCGCTGCGCGTTCCCCTGTGA